The following proteins are co-located in the Candidatus Zymogenaceae bacterium genome:
- a CDS encoding acyl--CoA ligase, translated as MSSANPNIDKLATESTLALMLENRAADLAGHTALMFRGTSWTYQELNETADRLATALLKLGVTKDDRIAVIMPTRPEWLFVWFAAAKIGCSVVGLNFRYKQDEVVYMVGEAQPRFMVCISEFAGINYADFFAGIRDKIPSLEHFIFLGHTNHPGALDLDTLLETPADEKLLKDVRQKVRPEADHFIIFTSGSTGRPKGAVLTQKSIMAMLRPWAKTMELVTDDLLLNVLPINHVGGGTLCAMGTMASGARLMLCDVFDPSAGLDIIAEHRITVFGGVPTVFALFFSLPNFDKNKLNSVKMMIYGGSPATPDLLKAMVDNTSAVILACYGATEVSGFCTYTTRQDPIQKVLDNTVGRAPEGVELSIVDPTNHEPQTIGEVGEVAVRGDLLIDRYLNAPDMTAQSFDKDGWFYTGDMGFLDKDGYLSLVGRYKEMYICGGFNVYPKEVEDILMQHPAVAMAAVLGVPHPKMGEAGMAFIMRKPGSTVDPEALKALCADHLADYKVPTEVIIRDTLPMTALGKIHKPTLYEELKQ; from the coding sequence ATGAGCAGCGCAAATCCCAATATCGACAAACTTGCGACCGAATCCACTCTGGCACTCATGCTGGAAAACCGGGCCGCCGACCTTGCCGGCCACACGGCCCTGATGTTCAGGGGCACGTCATGGACCTATCAGGAACTCAACGAAACCGCCGACCGGCTGGCCACGGCCCTGCTGAAACTCGGGGTCACGAAGGACGACCGCATCGCCGTGATCATGCCCACCCGACCCGAATGGTTGTTCGTGTGGTTCGCGGCGGCAAAGATCGGATGCAGCGTGGTTGGGCTCAATTTTAGGTATAAGCAGGATGAAGTGGTATACATGGTCGGCGAAGCCCAGCCCCGATTCATGGTCTGTATCAGCGAATTCGCTGGAATCAATTATGCAGACTTTTTCGCGGGCATCCGCGATAAGATCCCCAGCCTCGAGCATTTTATTTTTCTGGGACACACCAATCACCCTGGGGCCCTGGATCTAGACACTCTCCTGGAAACGCCGGCGGACGAGAAGCTTCTGAAAGACGTCCGGCAAAAAGTTCGGCCCGAGGCCGACCATTTCATCATTTTCACCTCGGGCAGCACGGGACGGCCCAAGGGTGCGGTGCTTACCCAAAAGAGCATTATGGCCATGCTTCGGCCCTGGGCCAAAACCATGGAACTGGTCACCGACGACCTGCTTTTAAACGTGCTGCCCATCAATCATGTGGGTGGAGGCACCCTGTGTGCCATGGGGACGATGGCTTCGGGCGCGCGGCTGATGCTCTGCGACGTCTTTGATCCATCCGCGGGTCTGGATATAATTGCCGAACACCGGATAACCGTCTTTGGCGGCGTCCCCACGGTTTTCGCACTTTTCTTCAGCCTGCCGAATTTCGACAAGAATAAGCTGAATAGCGTCAAAATGATGATATACGGCGGATCTCCGGCTACGCCGGATCTGCTCAAAGCCATGGTCGACAATACCAGCGCCGTGATCCTCGCCTGTTACGGGGCCACCGAGGTATCCGGATTCTGTACGTACACCACCCGGCAGGATCCGATTCAAAAGGTACTGGACAACACCGTGGGTCGTGCGCCCGAGGGCGTAGAGCTTTCGATCGTGGATCCCACGAACCATGAACCTCAAACGATCGGGGAGGTGGGTGAAGTGGCCGTTCGAGGCGACCTTCTTATCGATCGTTACCTGAATGCACCGGACATGACCGCTCAATCCTTTGACAAAGATGGTTGGTTCTATACCGGCGACATGGGCTTTCTGGATAAGGACGGGTACCTGAGCCTGGTGGGGCGGTACAAGGAAATGTATATCTGCGGCGGATTCAATGTGTACCCCAAGGAAGTAGAAGACATACTCATGCAGCACCCGGCCGTGGCCATGGCCGCGGTATTGGGCGTGCCCCATCCCAAGATGGGCGAGGCCGGCATGGCTTTTATTATGCGGAAACCGGGGAGCACAGTTGACCCTGAAGCTCTCAAAGCTCTCTGCGCCGACCACCTGGCCGACTACAAAGTACCGACTGAGGTTATCATCCGTGACACGCTTCCCATGACCGCCCTTGGCAAAATCCATAAACCTACTTTGTATGAGGAACTCAAGCAATAG